The Nicotiana tomentosiformis chromosome 9, ASM39032v3, whole genome shotgun sequence genome contains the following window.
AGAATATATTGCTTTAAATGTTTCTAAAATAGTGTTCATGCGAGGCGCTTAGCAGTAACGCCGTAAAAGCCACTGAGAACAAATATGTTACCTTTGGAACGCTCACTAGAAAGAGTCGTGGTTCTACCAGAGCGATCACTATAAAGAGACACGGTGCCAGCAGAACGGTCACATAAAAGAGTCACATTGTCACTAAAACATCACCAGAAAGAATCGTAATACAGTCGGAATAAATCACCGTAAAAGCTGTGCGAAACAAAAACCAACAAGAAATGTTTCTTGGCGATCCTAATTACTTGAATGGGTGCCTGTTTTCTTATTATTACCATTGTAtatagaaaataatgttttttgcTGTTGCTGTTATTTTTCTGATTGATCTTTTGTTTGGCTGGTTTCCCATCTTTTAGTATCATGTTAATAGCCAAGCATCCGTGTTCTTTAACTTCTAAAAGTATCTGTGGTATTGATAAGTATGCTGGACTGCTAGTATTTGGGTACATACAGTTGTTGACATCCCTGCATTCTCCTTGTTAGATTTTGAATTTGGGGGAGATTGTACCTGCTGTACCTGGGGACAGATTTCTAAGCATGCTTCCGCCTTGGCATGCATATGAGCGTGCTTGTGAATATTTCATATTCACACACGGAACAGAGCAAGTGTACACAACtgtgaaaaatttgaaggtgTGTTTCCATTTTGTAGTCAATCTAAACCCCTTATTTCGCCAATGATGTTTTGAGAGAATCTAAAACATTGATCTGATCTCTGCCCTAATATTTTGTCCCCTTAAATTTATTGGTACTTTGATTATTAATCTTTGTTACCACTGCCTCAGCAACCTTCTTACTGTTGTAGGAAGATTTGCGGCGTTATCAGCCACATTACTTGATAAGTGTTCCTTTAGTGTATGAGACATTATACAGGTATGTCCTTAATGTGGATGGCTATTCTAAGACTGTGCTCCGGAGAACTTTTcttgtctaattcatataaactCTTCCTCTAAAATATACGTTTTTTCTGGGACAACGAAGAAAATCAGTTGCATGCTGAGAACTGATTGGGTAATAGAAAATGGTAACCTTCTGAATGATAAAAGACGGTAGTACTTTGTCAGCCAAGGTGTTTTCTGAAGAAATACTGAGTAAAACCTCTGCTATAAATCTCCTTGTTCCCTTAATCTTTTGAAACAATTTTACCGCTTGAATATGATGGAAATTCTTCTCCAAATGTCACCGTGCATTAGATAAATTGGTTTCTCATTCCTTTGAATTTCTCGTTTCTTAAATTGCTGGAAATTTTTGTGCTTTATGGCATTTTTCTCTTGAAATATCTTCAGGTAATCATTTTTTATTATTCTATATTATTAAATGAtagctaaggcttttgggttggtgattgcgaactctagctttccaaagagggaggggcatttggttacttttcaaaatgcggtggcgaagactcagattgactatctcctcctcaggaggtgtgacacagggttgtgcaaggattgcaaggtgattccggatgagatactcgcgacgcagcATAGACTCTTGGTGATagacgttggtattatgttaaagaggaggaaaaggtctgctcgaggaagaccgagaatcaggtgggggtccttaactaaggataaagcccaagagttggaggggcggttgtcggctatgggagtgtggaggagcagtggtgacgcgagcactatgtggtcagcgacaaCAGACTGTATTAGAGAGGctacgagagaggtgttaggggtctcgacgggcatctctggtgggcacaaaggagactggtggtggaatgaagtggtccaaggtaaagtggaagcgaagaaggcagcgtacctgaagttagtggggagtaTAGGAGAGGAGGAGAGGCGAGCGTGCATGGAGAGGTGTAaggtagctaggaaggaggctaagctggcggtcacggaggctaagactgcggtttatggtcgtatgtacgaggaactggggaaaaaaggcggggagaagaagttattctggttggccaagttgagagagagaaaggctcgagatttggaccaagtgagatgcatcaaggacggagatggtagagtattgatggaagatgcccagattaagaagagatggcagacttactttcataaccttctgaatgaagaaggggatcgggatattgtgctaggcgaattggagcattccgaaagtcaccgtgactttgggtactgcaggcgtatcgaggtcgAGGAGGtagtgggagctatgcgtaagatgagcaggggcagagcgaccgggtcAGGCGAGATTccagtggaattttggaagtgtgtggggagagcaggtttggagtggttgactaggttgtttaatgttatttttaaggcgaagaggatgccggatgagtggaggtggagtacggtggttccaatgtataagaacaaaggtgatatccagagttgtaacaattataggggtatcaaattactgagtcataccatgaaagtgtgggagcaGGTGGTTGAAGCGAGGATGAGGATGAcaatgtctgtatccgacaaccagttcgggttcatgccgggtcgttcgactacaaaagctatacaccttgttaggaggttggtggaactgtacagagagaaGAAAAAGGATCTGCACGTGGTGTTTATTGActtagagaaagcgtatgacaaaatatcctagagaagttctctggagatgcctagaggcaaaaggtgtgtcggttccctacattatggcgattaaggacatgtatgatggggctaagactcgagttagaacagtaggaggcgactctgagaaTTTTctggttgtaatggggttacaccaaggttctgcgctcagacCATTCTTactcgccctggtgatggacgcgttgacacaccatattcaaggggatgtgccatggtgcatgctattcgccgatgacatagttctgattgatgagtcgcgagccggtgttaacgagagactagaggtttggagacaagctcttgagtctaagggtttcaagctgagcaggacgaagacggaatacctggagtgtaagttcagcgctgagccggtGGAAGTTGGCGTGGATGTGCGGATTGAATCACatgtcatcccgagtagaggcagcttcaagtatcttggttcggttatccagggggaggggagatcgacaaggatgtcacacaccgtattggggtaggatggatgaagtggaggttagcatctagaGTTCTGTGTGActagagagtgccaccgatattcaaaggtaagttctataaagcggtggttagaccggccatgatttatggggctgagtgttggcccgttaagaactcacatatccagaaaatgaaagtagcagaaatgaggatgttgaggtggatgtgcgggcatactaggatagataagattaggaatgatgatattcgggagaagtgcacgtggctcccattgatgacaagatgcgggaagcgaggcttagatggttcggacatgttcaaaggagaagcctagatgctccggtacggaggtgtgagcggctggttgtggagggcacgagaagaggtagagggcgacctaagaaatattggggagaggtgatcaggcaggatatggcgaggttccagatttccgaggacatgacacttgataggaagatgtggaggtcgagtattagggttgtaggttaggaggtagttgagtcttgccttacttcgtaccattgtgggactagccaggtagggtttttatctaagatagctagtggcaatgttttgtcttactatttcgcttttcagtgaaGGACCTATTTACTAgttatcgcttttgctttgcatctttcttctggttTTCATGGTGTTCtcatttttcctatgattgctgtggtgatactaatattgtatctttttgtccttttgtctttttgttttcttgagccgagggtctttcggaaacagcctctctactccttcggggtaggggtaaggtctgcgtacacactaccttccctagaccccattagtgggatattactgggttgttgttgttgtatattattAAATGATACACTACTGTTTATGAACTTTACAGTGGAATTCTAAAGCAGATCAATTCAAACTCTGCTGCTCGTAAACTCATTGCCCTATTATTTTTAAGGATCAGTATGGCTTACATGGAGGCAAAAAGGATTTACGAGGTTAATTCCTGATATTATTGTACTATGATTTCAGCTTATATGCACCATTATTGTAGTGAATAAGCACAGAGTTTTGCTTAGATAATCATGATTTACTCTTTTGTATCACGGTCTCTTATGCAGGGGAAATGTTTAATGAAGGACACCAAGCAACCTTCATATATTGTATCATTGCTCGACTGGTTGTGGGCTAGAACTATTGCTGCTATATTATGGCCGCTGCATATGCTGGCGAAGAAAATTGTTTACAGTAAAATACACGCAAGCATTGGTATTTCAAAGGTTGGATATGCTACTGTTTGTGACTTCTGGTGTTCTTTGTCTGGTGCATCTCTGAAGTTCGAAGGTTGATGCGTCATTGTTAAACTTCTGCCATTTTCCCTATATTATTAAAACATGGGCGAGCTAGGTACACTGTACATATCCACGACACAGAAATTTTTGATGCAGTTAGGGTGTATCAAAAGAAAATAGAAGAGCTAACAGGATAAACTTACAACATCAGTAGGACAAAGTAAGTTTAGAAATAGAAAGAAagtaaaataagaaatttaaaagTGAGAAGATGAAAGTTTTTCTCATGCCAATGTGAGTGGAAATAATTTGAAAAGGTTGGAGACAATACACCTACTCTCATGTCAATGTAAGTGGAAATAACTAGAAAAGGTTGCAGAAAATAGCTTACATGTTTTCGTGCTGTTGTTTTTCCAAATGCATAGTTGTAAACTTTCATCTTTCAATACCTTGTTAACAGCCACATCCTACTCTTTTCTGTAAAGATTGCTAatattttattgttatttatatTTGCATGGCCCAACGTGACTTAGGTCCACTAGATTGTGAAGACAGTTGATTACCTTCCTTTTATATTTTACAGGCTGGCGTAAGTGGAGGTGGTAGTCTTTCTTCACATGTTGACAAGTTCTTTGAGGTTAGTAGCTCTTATAGTCTTAACTATTGTTTGTAGGCAATTGGATTCGTGCTCCTTTCTTACATGTCATTTGGTAATTCTTAGGCAATTGACATAAAGATTCAGAATGGATATGGTCTGACTGAGTCATCTCCTGTGGTTGCTGCCCGTCATCCTGCGTGTAATGTGAGTAGTGTATCCTCTACCTATAGAACCAAAAGAATTCAACTTCTGCTTCGACATTGAAGTTTCTCATAGAGATACCTTGTATGATATTGGTATAGAGCAGTGCCTTGAGCTTCTAAGCATCTTTCTGCAGGCGTGCATCATAAATTCTTACGTGGGAATCTGGTGGAGGGCGTGAAGTAAATTAAAATACTTTCCTCTGTATAATGATAAAAAAATACTTTCCTCTGAATCGAGCAATCACGAATATAGTTACCAATAACTTAACTGCTATTCATATAAGAGCATGACATTACCTCTAGTCAGACTTTATGCTGAAAAAGAGTTTTTCCTAAAGTATTCTTTGAATTTATTCAATTCACAGGTTTCACGTACCATTGGTTATCTATTAAATATGCCATAATACCACAACCATCACATGAAATTGTTTCATATGGCACATTTGTTGCTTCCCACAACACAAATATGCGATTTATATTTTACATATTCTTAGGCTAGTTTATATCTACTTTGCTTTAACTATGCATATTCTGAATGTGATATTCATATAACACAGTCATTGATTTAATCTCTGAAGGTACTCGGCTCAGTTGGGCCTCCCATTCGGCATGTAGAAGTAAAAGTTGTAAATGCAGAAACAGATGAGGTCCTTCCTCCAGGCTCAAGAGGCATTGTAAAAGCCAGAGGGCCACTAGTAATGAAGGGCTACTATAAGGTTAGTGCATAAATTTTTGTTTGAGCATAATGAATTCTACAGTTCATCTTAGTTCGACCTGTTAATGCAATGCAATGCAATAGCTTGATCAGTCGAATCCTATGAATTGTAAGTACTCCATTTCTCCCTATTGTTGCCTTTTCAGCAATACTTATAAAAGAGCTTCCTTGTTACTCTTCGTCATTATGAAAAACATCAAAAGCATGTTTTGCCTTCAGTAGCTTCATAGGTGGTCACTTTTCTGCTGTATATGTTACTCCGGAATATTATTCCACTGGCAGTGTTGGTTAACCATCattattatgtgaattattgTTAGAATCCGTCGGCAACAAAACAAGCTATTGATGAGAATGGATGGCTGAACACTGGTGATCTTGGTTGGATTGCGCCTGATCATTCTGTAGGGCGAAGTCGTAAAAGTGGGGGTGTAATAGTCCTTGAAGGCCGTGCAAAGGATACCATAGTCCTTTCAACTGGTGAGCTATAATTATTTCTAGTGTGCCTGCTCTTTGACTGCCCTAGCAACGTGTAAGTCTGTCTATGTTGTAGTGTTGTTGTCAGTTATGTGTTCGAATGAAGATCAACTGTCACCAAACCTCAAAGTCCCGACCACcttcccccaccccacccccaccctcTCGCCCACCCCAAAtgaaaaagatgaaaaataaGAGGCAGAACGTCTGGAACTCTCCCCTCCAATGAATAAAGATTTTGACCTGTCCAATTTATAGCTGAAATTCAAAAGTATAAGTGTCAATTTTAACCTATAAATGTGTACGCCATTCAACGCACCCAAGCTTGGATGTACCGGTGAATGATGCATTCATTTAGGTAGAGTTTGGACGAGTTGGATTGCTGATATATTAATTTAGGTAgatattttaaaagaaaaataaacaaatgaAAACTGATTTGAGTTGGGTCGTATGGGCTATGACTTACAGTTCAATACATAGGAGTTTGTGAGTTCAGAGGAATCCAAATTAGATTCCCATTGAAACTTGCTGCTGTTGGAAGTTCCAAATTAGAAAATGCTAGGCGAAAAGGACAGATTTGCTTGGTGCCTGTGCTTGTGGGGTGGTAGCAGGTAACCTATAGAATGTCCAGGCGCGCAAGATGGGCCAAACACCACCATTATAAAAGAAGTTCCAGAATAGATCCCATAGAAACTAGCAATTGACTCATGTACAAAGAATAAAGATCTGAAGCTTGTTATGGCTAGTATTCGATTAGCTATAATTGATCCAATTAATTGTGAGTAAGTTTTAGTCATGTTAATACGTTTACTTTAGTCCAACATTTGTTAGGGTCTTTAGTCTTCTTAGACATTTAGAGATAGATGTAGAGAACTTTTAACGTTAGAGAAACTAATAGTTATAAAATTGGATTAAAACGGGCGTAACCGAGCTACTTGAACAATGAGGATTCATATAACTTACCGCAACTAGCTTGGTATTGAAGCATAGTAGTTGTTGTGAATGCAACACCTTTTTGTAATTAGGGCCTTTATTATGTGTTTATTATCATAGATGATTTTTCTCTTCGTAAACTGCCATGAGATTGGCCTTATTATAATTGCAATTCAGAGCTTTGaactttatttttatgtatttgccTCCTGGGGAAAAACTAGGTGAGAATGTTGAACCATCAGAGATTGAAGAAGCTGCAATGGGAAGTCGTCTGATTCAGCAGATTGTTGTCATTGGCCAGGTGAATTGTCATTGAGCGCATAATTAAGATTTTCTCTCACGTTGCACAAGTTTGACATCAGTAACATGTAGGATCAACGACGCCTTGGAGCTATAATTGTACCAAATAAGGAGGAGGTTCTGTTAGCAGCTAAAAGATCAGCTATTGTGGATTCTGAAACCACTGAACTTAGCAAGGAAAAAGCAGTTGGCCTATTATACGAGGAGTTAAGAAAATGGTACGGACTTACAGCTTCTACATTGACCAATTCCCTCGCATATCGTATATCAGAAAACTTGTTTATCCACTTCCTGATGGAAATGTGTAAATGATGCAACGAATCACCAAATTAACCCTCTTATAAGATTGTGGAAAGGTCTTAACTCCATTCTTTATGTCATACTAATTGTAGTTCTAATGTCTGCCATTGACCAAGTCCGTTACACTTATACTGATATATCTTTGTGTTCCTACtcgtgtaaaaaaaaaaagagggtagcctggtgcactaagctcccgctatgcgcggggtccggggaaggccCAGACCACAAGGGTCTAGCAGCCTTACTCTGCACTTCTGCAAGaagttgtttccacggctcgaacccgtgaccttgtggtcacatggcaacaactttaccaattacgccaaggctccccttcgtGTTCCTACTCGTATCCTATCAGTATTTTATTTTCAGTTCCATTAAAATAAAAATCTTTGCCATCTTTGTTGAAAATGCAGGACTTCAGGTTGCTCATTTCAAGTTGGACCTATCCTTATTGTCGATGAACCTTTCACGGTACCATTTATTAACTGTACCTCTTTGACAATTTGATTTAAATGTCAAGACTATTTGTATATCTTAGACAATTTTTTGGCATGCAGATTGATAGTGGCTTACTAACACCAACCATGAAAATCAAGAGAGACAGAGTTGCAGCTCTATACAAAGAGCAAATTGAGAACTTGTACAAATGATTCCTGTCTCTGGAATCCCCACTTTTTTTTTCTATGAAAGCTGCAAGATCTGAATTGCTACCGGCGAACGGGTTTTCAGAACTTTTCCATAAAAAAATGTGTTTGTAATGATAATGTAGTGATTGAAATTGAATAGATCTAATAGAACTGTATATTTATGAGGATGTAAAAGTTGTAATTGAAGGCAAATTTAACTACTTTTGTACCACAAACTTGTTCAATAAGCATGTAATATTGTCTCCTGAAAAATAAATTACATTCAATTTTGGGAGATGTTGCACTTGTTCTtgctattttttttcttctttctattccatgcatttttttttaatttttgttttatcGATAAAACAATTATTCCGTACTTAAACCTCCTAATTACATGGTTAGCCCCAGGCAAAACTACTCAGATGGAGGGAAGAAATAGAAAAACAAAGTAGAGTGAGAGAACAATATATTCGTGAGGATAAACAAACAGAATTTGTAAAGAGTTTAGATTATTTGAATTGCTTGAGAAAAGGAATTTCAAATTAAATCAACTTTAACTTCTAGTTGAGTATCTCGAATGTTGGTTTGAATCCTCCATCCTTAACAAGAGGTCTCAGATTTGACGTTATGTATCACTTAAATACATGTTATTATTTGCATTCCAACTCTAATGAGTTCTAAGGGTTAGGTATCTTTATAACAAATCCTGTTCTTGTGGCAAAATACAACATAGAGTAGTAGAACTGAATAGGAAATGATCATAAAGGAGACTATGCTATCTGTGATAATTACATTTCCCTTTGTCCATTCTTTTCCATCTCCAATGCTAAAGAAAACACAGGAAAATGGTGTATTATGAAAAGTTCAAAGCAATGTATTACCATAAGGGTTTAACAAAGCCTGATCACCACCATCACCATTGTGTCTACCAAGTGTAAAGAATTTCTCTTCATAGTGAATCAAGATCGTGTCTGAAGAACGTGCACCGAAATTCCTGAGAGCAAGAAAAGACTCAGCACGAGCGTTTGATCGTTAAGCACAGCTATATCGAATCTTGAAAGCTCTCAAGGATGGTTAGATGGTTGTCGAACAGTGTGCACCTTACCAAGTATGAGGAAAATAGATACTTAACAGTTGAAGACACACAATCACCAGAAGTCATTACATGAACATATCCCCTTATCAAAGTGATGGAATCTATTTGCATCTCTAACGACAATTTTATGACCTGTAATGCTTGATATAAATTTTATAACTGTGTGGCAATCACCACAAATTCGAAGGTTTTTCACCACCCTTATTACTGATCCAGGAACAGTTCTCAGAAGTCCATAAGCCACAGCCAATCTCTCACTATGCCAAAAAAGCTGCCTTTCCTTCTCTTGCTGCTCCATATCATGCAAAACGAACGTGGTGTCAGGAATATAACCTCTCTTCCTCATCTCAGAATCAAACTCCTTTAAGAGAGCAAATATCTCATCCTTCATTGGATACAATGCCTCTCCAGCATAGAATGTCGTAGTTTCTTTTCCCAAATCAATAGAACTGTAACCAGGTTCTTTCCTAACTTCCAAATTTGCCAGCAGCTTCCTCAACTTAGATACCTCGTTCCATAAAGCTGCACCAGCATATGTATTTGACAGCAATATACAAGTTGAAGGATCTTTTGGACCGAGAATTAGTAAGCGATTGGCAACCCTAACTCCTATTTCAGTATTTCCGTGTTGCTTACAAGCACTCAATAAAGCAGCCCAAACAGCTTCATCAGGCTGAAATGGCATTGTGTTAAGAAGGTTCTCGGCGTCCTCAAGGTGACCAGATCGACTAAACAGATCTAATAAGCAAGTATAATGCTGCAGAGAAGGACTTAACTTATAATCTTCAATCATGGATTTAAAAAGACTCTGACCTTTGCTTACTAATCCAACATGACTACAAGCATAGATTAATCCAACAAAAGTTACTTTATTTGGCTTAACGCCAGCAAAGATCATCTCATCGTATAAAGATAACGCCTCAATAGCTTGCCCGTGCTGTGCCATCCCGACAATAATTGAGGTCCAAGATACAACATCCCTTGTCAACATGCTATCAAATATTCTCTTTGCTTCCATGATATCGCTACATTTTGCATACATATCCACAAGGGCATTACTAACGAATAAACTGGATTCATACCCAAGTCCTAAAACTAACCGATGAATCTGTTTCCCGAGCTGTAATGCTGCTAAGCTAGCACAAGCTCCTACTATACTTGAAAGAATAAATGGATCCCTCATATCGATACCCTCTCTTCTTACTTCAAGAAATACATCAATGGCATCAACCAAGCTCCCATTTTGCACGAGCCCAGATAGCAGAGCAGTCCAACATTGCAAATTCTTTACTGGCAACTTCCCTAGTAGCTCAAAAGCTTCATCTTTCCTCCCAACACGTGCATACCCCGATATCATTGCACTTGAACAAATCAAATTCTTAACCAAGATAGCGTCAAAAACAGTTCTTGCAATATCGGGCAATCCACATTTTGCATACATATCAACCATAGAAGACTTAACAACATCATCATGAGAAAATTCTGATTTCAAGAACTGAGCATGCACTTGTTTGCCAATTTTCAAAGTGCCTAAGTTAGCACAAGCCTTAACAATACTAGCAAAAACGAAATGGTCCGGCCAAAGACCATCCAAAAACATGTTGGAAAAGAGGGAAAGGGTCGTTTGGTGTTTGTT
Protein-coding sequences here:
- the LOC104120182 gene encoding probable acyl-activating enzyme 16, chloroplastic, encoding MSEMITMSLKSNLFATPYSGRYGVSHFWSQQKLVNSKSHTSQRVGRVYCESKTAEMEIRKCSPFLESELLSGNGGLPLTEWRTVPDIWRTSSEKFGDRVAVVDPYHDPPTSMTYKQLCQEIVDFSEGLRVVGLKPNEKIALFADNSCRWLVADQGTMTSGAINVVRGSRSSVQELLQLYSHSESVALAIDNPEMYNRIADTFGSHAAVRFAILLWGEKSSLGREAVQGYPVYTYKEIIELGHKSRVDLFDSEDARKQYSYEAINSDDVATIVYTSGTTGNPKGVMLTHKNLLHQILNLGEIVPAVPGDRFLSMLPPWHAYERACEYFIFTHGTEQVYTTVKNLKEDLRRYQPHYLISVPLVYETLYSGILKQINSNSAARKLIALLFLRISMAYMEAKRIYEGKCLMKDTKQPSYIVSLLDWLWARTIAAILWPLHMLAKKIVYSKIHASIGISKAGVSGGGSLSSHVDKFFEAIDIKIQNGYGLTESSPVVAARHPACNVLGSVGPPIRHVEVKVVNAETDEVLPPGSRGIVKARGPLVMKGYYKNPSATKQAIDENGWLNTGDLGWIAPDHSVGRSRKSGGVIVLEGRAKDTIVLSTGENVEPSEIEEAAMGSRLIQQIVVIGQDQRRLGAIIVPNKEEVLLAAKRSAIVDSETTELSKEKAVGLLYEELRKWTSGCSFQVGPILIVDEPFTIDSGLLTPTMKIKRDRVAALYKEQIENLYK
- the LOC104120172 gene encoding pentatricopeptide repeat-containing protein At4g14050, mitochondrial; translated protein: MHHSQFLHQLQRCARFHFPTDGRKLHAQIVKIGLDNCSLKLCNNLIDVYGKCGLLDNAVQLFDEMPQRDLASWASIFTAHNEANKHQTTLSLFSNMFLDGLWPDHFVFASIVKACANLGTLKIGKQVHAQFLKSEFSHDDVVKSSMVDMYAKCGLPDIARTVFDAILVKNLICSSAMISGYARVGRKDEAFELLGKLPVKNLQCWTALLSGLVQNGSLVDAIDVFLEVRREGIDMRDPFILSSIVGACASLAALQLGKQIHRLVLGLGYESSLFVSNALVDMYAKCSDIMEAKRIFDSMLTRDVVSWTSIIVGMAQHGQAIEALSLYDEMIFAGVKPNKVTFVGLIYACSHVGLVSKGQSLFKSMIEDYKLSPSLQHYTCLLDLFSRSGHLEDAENLLNTMPFQPDEAVWAALLSACKQHGNTEIGVRVANRLLILGPKDPSTCILLSNTYAGAALWNEVSKLRKLLANLEVRKEPGYSSIDLGKETTTFYAGEALYPMKDEIFALLKEFDSEMRKRGYIPDTTFVLHDMEQQEKERQLFWHSERLAVAYGLLRTVPGSVIRVVKNLRICGDCHTVIKFISSITGHKIVVRDANRFHHFDKGICSCNDFW